The Candidatus Dormiibacterota bacterium region GCCGCGGCTGAGCACCGTGCGGATGGCGAAGGTGGACCGCGCCGTGGCGACCGCCGGGACGGCCAGGATCTGGTCGAGCAGCACCTTCTCGTAGCTGGCGAGGTCGGGAATGGCCGCCTCGATCAGGAAGTCGTCGCTCCCGGAGACCAGGTAG contains the following coding sequences:
- a CDS encoding Lrp/AsnC ligand binding domain-containing protein encodes the protein YLVSGSDDFLIEAAIPDLASYEKVLLDQILAVPAVATARSTFAIRTVLSRGPLPLDHWR